The sequence below is a genomic window from Eubalaena glacialis isolate mEubGla1 chromosome 13, mEubGla1.1.hap2.+ XY, whole genome shotgun sequence.
ACCGTCTCCTGAGTGGATTTTCCCAAAAGAATCCCTAATTCTGGTCTTGTGTGTGTCCACACCCGACCTCAATCCAATTCATCCTCCATAGCCAGTGTTCTTTCTAGAGCAcatattttatccttttattttgctGCTTGATATTATTTAATAACTCCCTGTTGCCTACCAGATAAAATCTGGACTTCCTTAGGTGTGTCATGGAAGGCTCTAGCTatcttccctttatttttctcatttccccaCCCTCATACTCTGCTCCAACCATGTCAAATGGTTTCCTATAAAGTTTGTGATCTTTCTCATCTCCTTGATTTTGTGCACACTATTTCCTACGCTTAGAAAGCCTTTCATTCACACCTAACCACCTGGACAACTTCTATTAGACTTTAAAGTCTCAGCtctaatgtcaccttctcagcagCCCCACCCTGATGTCCCAATCTAGATGCTTTCTTTTTTGGGATCCCCCAAAGAAATacacatgtgtttctattttaacCTATACAGTATTGTCTGGCGATACTATTTGTTTATAAATCTGTCATTCTCATAGGACTATGAAAGCTCCTAAAACGCAATGACTGATATATTCATCTCTATGCATCCAAAGATTGGCATACAGTAAGTCTCagtgaaatatttgttgaattaacatCCTTATTATCATAATAAATCATTATGTTAAGTAACCATTCTTAATTTATTATAATCATTGGCATTTGAAGAGAGCTATATGCTCTAATCTCATGTGTACATATAAATTATACACTGGAGTTGCACAGTCCACTTTTGCAcagttttttttaacaaaatgactGCTTTCATGAATGCTGCTTAAGCTCACTGTCTTAGTAACAGACTATTTGATTGCCAGGACCAGAAATCCATTCATATTAATTCAATAATGAAGGAgaattattgaacatctactggaGAAtcttacaggggaaaaaagtgcAGAAAGAAAAACTGGCCTCTACAAGAGAATAGGCTATTCATCAGGCAGcttctatctctgtctcttttgCTCTGAAGCCACAGGGCCTCTTGCCCTGCCTCTGCCTTTCTCAAGCAcctgctccaaaaaaaaaaaaaaatcacctgctCCTTTGATCTCTTCTTTCTTGCTAACACATTGCTTCTCTTCATTTTGGTTGGTGCATGGCTTTGATTTGCCAGGCAAATGTCTCAGGCCTTAACACTGTAGGTCGCGTCCACTAATCCACTCAGTCTCTTAAAATTTAGGGCAGAATCTGATTGGCACAGCTTGGGTTAGGCCAATCAGAAGTTATCAGAGGCAGCTTCAACTGATAAAGCTTGGTTACTGGGGCTGTGGGCAGAAGGAAGGCAGATTCTCTtagaagagagaatgagagggaGGCAATAAATGGTAAATCTAATATACTAATAGTGCTAGTCTTCAGGGCAGAATAAGAAATGAGCTCATAGTTGGAGTTTCCtaataatttttcccttttaataaaCCTTAGctaatttaaatatttgcaaGTTGTTTATGTATTACATAGGGCTATATACATATgtgataaaatgataaagaaaggcAAAGGAATGGTTAACACAATATTCTGGATCATGGCTACCTGATAATTTGGGGTAGAGCACACAGAGGGCATCAAACATATTGTTAAATTCTCTTTTTTAAGCTAGATGGTGGATaattcttattttcatattttttaaaggaaattgtaGATATACACTACATGAATTCTGTTGCACAGTTGGTATTTtttgcaataaaaaaagaaaaatataattgaacAGTGTCTTAGGATGAGTCTTAAAATGTTTGGAAATGCATTACTAAAGGGGAGAGTAGTGAGATAACTGTTACTGTGCtttcaagaaaggaaaagtacATAGTACTGAAAAgggataatattaaaatatagcaTTTGAAATCAGAATTACTGGGAACTTGGAGAAATGTAAGTTCTTCAGCTCTGCCCAAGATTTACTGGATCTAAAACTAGGGTAGAGATATACAAAACCCAGAAATCTatgttttaataagccctccaggtgattctgatacatgttcaagtttgagaaccaccgaGCTAGAGGAAGTGAGCCTCTATCTTACTGGGGGCCCGGAGAATGATGAGACCTTGGTAAACTGAGGAGATCTGGCCACTGGTCACTAATCGGCTTATGTTAGTGTGTGGAGAGTGGAGCTCTGCATCTTGAGGGAGGCCTCTCATTACCATGTTTATGATACAGGGTATATAAAATGATATTACCAAATTATTAATTTGCCTGAAAGGGCCAAAAGACTGGCATgagtagccccctctctcccTGTTAACAGACCTACATGAGAAGAAAAAATTTAGCCAGAAGTTTGTTTAGTGGACAAAACAAGTAACTTTCATAATTCAATTTATTGGCACTGGGGTTTGAAAGCCCAGTTCATCCACCCATCTCTTTATACCCACAGTCCTTTCAAGCAATAAGTGTTTACTGGGCACCTGCTATGTTTTAGGAGCTGTGGGGTTTAGGGTCCAGTGGGAGAGAGAGTCATGAGTCATGTAAACACATAGTGTGACAAGTGCTATAAAGGAAATAACACAGGAGTCATCAGAATGTATAAGAGCAGTATCACTATAGACTGAGAGAAGGTCAGGGGGATATTTAAGCTGAAACCTGAGGGATGAGTCAGCCAGTGGGAGAAGGCATGGGTAATGGGAGCATTCTAGGCAAATGGAAAAGTTTCTACAAAGGTCCTAAGGCAAGAAATAATTTGTAGATTTGAGAAAATCAAAACCGTCCAGTGTGAATGTAGGTACTGGCTAGGGGCCACCTCATCCCAGGGACGATAATAAGTGAAATCCCCTAACAGAGACTTCTCCTCTAGACAGGCTTGGATGAGTACTGTCAGGATTTGCCCTAGTAAGTCTCCTTTTTCTATGTTCTGTGGCTGCAATATCCCTTTCTGAGACCAATTCTATATTAATATATCATATATCAGGGTATGGTTTAATTTTGCTTCTCTGTGAATCATTATGTCTGTTTACACTGACTATGAATATCTCTGTTCTGATCTATTTTATGTTAAGTTTAAAGTTTAGCTCCTGGAAGGCAATCTATTTCTGTTATTTCCAAGTTCTCAGAGAGATATGCTCTATAGTCCCCAGTGCCAACAACAAACTCATATCACATTTTAGTTTTCAAACTCTTTTGTATGTATTGTAGGCCAAATCCCTTTACAACAGAACCCTCagtatataattattaaaaaatattaattgccAAGAATTTGTTCCTTTAAGTAGTATTTACCACAAAAAGCTAGTATAACACCCAATCTCAGCCTACAGGTCTTGAAGAAGTTTCTATAATGTACGTGGTCCCTCTGAAATTATAATAAACGTTCACTCATTcgctcattttatcttcacaagaGCCTTATGATTAGGAAGGGGAAGTCTCATTTTATAAACAGGGAAGGCAAAGCTTTCATAGACGGGGGAAAAGGAACATTGTCATTTGCCCAAAGGCATTCAGAAAGTCAGTGTAGAGCCCAGTGCACTCTCTAGaactttctagaagttttacaaaATTTTGAAATAGGAACAGTTcttaaaaatcaactatactccaataaaaattttttaaaagtcatctagGTGGGGGAAGTCAGCATCATGGCAATGTgagatgttttctttgtttctccccTTCAGTTTACAACTAGTAAAACATATATAACTCTACAAAGGTTCCTCTGCTCAGTACACCGGGACACCAGAGAGATCCACACATCTGTACATCTGAAGGTGGGTGGAATGGCACATAGGAGGTGGAATCGAGGGAACAGTGGAGGGGGTGCCATAATCCTGGCCCTCTGGCCCATCAGTGGATGAACACACAGCCCCAGAAGAACCCACTGGTAGCAGGGGAGGTGGTGCACACAACTCCAGCTTCCCAGCTGAGGCAGCACATGCAGCCAAAAGGAaccaggcagcagcagcagcagggcctGCGACCCTGGCCCCAACAGCCACAGTGGTGCCCAAGACTCCAGCTGCCCTGCCCAAGGCCGTAGTGCCCGCAAACCTGACAAGCCCAACAACCCCAGATGTGGCAGAGGTGCCTGCCATCCTGGTGCCCCAGGGGTGACCTGAACAACAGCAGCAACACTGGCAGCAGCAAGGCACCAAGGACCCCAAAGGCACAAGCAGAGACAATGAGGGCTCCAGTGACACCTCTGGCAGGGGTGGTGAAGGGTGGAAAATACTGATTCGACAATACAGTCACGGGCAGGTCAGGTTAGGGAAACCAAAGACTTGTGCTATAGTGCCACctactggaaaacaaaagaaagtccTCTAATTACCAACCTGTTGAATCGTTAGAATGAAAGTAAACAAATCTTACCTAATAAGAAATGTGTTCACGCCTTCAAATGGGTGGGCAGAGGAACAAGTCATCAGGCACTGTGAAAAAGCACAGTGGCAAGGTATCAGGAAAGAAAGTGACAGTTCTCTAGAAACCAAACTTAAACTCACGGAAGATTGCAATCTGATAGAGAATTAAAAAtagctgtcatacagagtgaagtaagtcagaaagagaaaaacaaataccgtatgctaacacatatatatggaatctaaaaaaaaaaaaaattgtcatgaagaacctaggggcaagacgggaataaagacgcagacctactagagaatggacttgaggatacggggagggggaagggtaagctgggacaaagtgagagagtgtcatggacatatatacactaccaaacgtaaaatagatagctagtgggaagcggccgcatagcacagggagatcagctcggtgctttgtgaccacctagaggggtgggatagggagggtgggagggagggagatggaagagggaagagatgtggggacataagtatatgtataactgattcactttgttataaagcagaaactaacacaccattgtaagcaattatactccaataaagatgtttaaaaaaaaatgatctccTTTTTCCCCCCCTGGAGCCATGCTGGTTCTGCAGCTCAGTGGCGGCTAGAGCTTCTGTTCTACAGGATGGGGTTTGTTAAAGTTGTCAAGAATAAGGCCTACTTCAAGAGATACCAAGTGAAATTTAGAAGACGGCGAGAGGGCAAAACTGACTACTATGCTCGGAAACGATTGGTAATTCAAGATAAAAATAAGTACAACACACCCAAATACAGAATGATAGTTCGTGTAACTAACAGAGATATCATTTGTCAGATTGCTTATGCCCGTATAGAAGGAGATATGATAGTTTGTGCAGCTTACGCTCACGAACTCCCGAAGTATGGTGTGAAGGTTGGCCTGACAAATTATGCTGCAGCATATTGTACTGGCCTGCTgctggcacgcaggcttcttaaTAGGTTTGGTATGGACAAAATTTATGAAGGCCAAGTCGAGGTGACTGGAGATGAATACAATGTGGAAAGCATTGATGGTCAACCTGGTGCCTTCACCTGTTACTTGGATGCAGGGCTTGCCAGGACTACTACCGGGAATAAAGTTTTTGGGGCCCTGAAGGGAGCTGTCGATGGAGGCTTGTCTATCCCTCACAGTACCAAACGGTTCCCTGGTTATGATTCAGAAAGCAAAGAATTTAATGCTGAGGTACACCGAAAGCACATCATGGGGCAGAACGTTGCAGATTATATGCGTTACCTGATTGAAGAAGATGAAGATGCTTACAAAAAACAATTCTCTCAATACATAAAGAACAACGTAACTCCAGACATGATGGAGGAGATGTATAAGAAAGCTCATGCTGCAATACGAGAGAATCCAGTGTATGAGAAGAAGCCTAAGAGAGAAGTTAAAAAGAAGAGGTGGAACCGTCCCAAAATGTCACTTGCCCAGAAGAAAGATCGGGTAGCTCAGAAGAAGGCAAGCTTCCTTAGAGCTCAGGAACGGGCTGCTGAGAGTTAATAAACCAAACCACAATTTATATGAAGATTTTTCAGATAAAGACAGTAATAAACTTAttgaacaagttaaaaaaaaaaatgatctataagaaaactcagaaagtcatttcaatgagctcaggaataaaattaatgagcaGAAGGAATATTTTACGAAAAGACTGAACctctaaaaaggaaacaaatagaaattctggagccaaagaactcaataaatgatatAAAGAATGCAATAGAAAgcattggaaatagagcagactatatggaagaaagaatcagcaagcaTGAGTACAGAAATCCAGAAATGATCCaggatggagaggagagaaaactaagttttgttggt
It includes:
- the LOC133104274 gene encoding large ribosomal subunit protein uL18, which gives rise to MGFVKVVKNKAYFKRYQVKFRRRREGKTDYYARKRLVIQDKNKYNTPKYRMIVRVTNRDIICQIAYARIEGDMIVCAAYAHELPKYGVKVGLTNYAAAYCTGLLLARRLLNRFGMDKIYEGQVEVTGDEYNVESIDGQPGAFTCYLDAGLARTTTGNKVFGALKGAVDGGLSIPHSTKRFPGYDSESKEFNAEVHRKHIMGQNVADYMRYLIEEDEDAYKKQFSQYIKNNVTPDMMEEMYKKAHAAIRENPVYEKKPKREVKKKRWNRPKMSLAQKKDRVAQKKASFLRAQERAAES